From a single Halorussus limi genomic region:
- a CDS encoding ParA family protein: protein MSRSIRACTFLDKGGTGKTTTAAHLGVALAERGNDVLLIDLAGKQGDLVKHFGRWETVERQIAEDDDWPNISTVFQDQWGAIAEKLGDAAVDDLILETDEGVDLIPAHPGLDSLDAELGNIDDAHDRYSRLDSFLDEYIEPLGYDAVLIDLPGLTNNVSYNGLWAARNVIAPVEMGPFESEQAEALRADLDKIGANFDVDVKLAMVLPNKVDTRTKLAEEYLDAFEEAYPEAFVSSHVPVSQDIRNAAESGRTAFALEEPSTTAERAREAFLENAETLVERLDESERAAPAGGELA from the coding sequence ATGTCTCGGTCCATTCGCGCCTGCACCTTCCTCGACAAGGGAGGAACGGGCAAGACCACGACGGCGGCCCACCTCGGCGTCGCGCTCGCCGAGCGAGGCAACGACGTGTTGCTCATCGACCTCGCTGGCAAACAGGGCGACCTCGTCAAGCACTTCGGCCGGTGGGAGACGGTCGAACGCCAGATCGCCGAGGACGACGACTGGCCGAACATCTCGACGGTCTTTCAGGACCAGTGGGGCGCCATCGCCGAGAAGTTGGGCGACGCCGCGGTGGACGACCTGATTCTGGAGACCGACGAGGGCGTCGACCTGATTCCGGCCCATCCGGGACTCGACAGTCTCGACGCCGAACTCGGCAACATCGACGACGCTCACGACCGCTACTCCCGACTCGACTCGTTTCTGGACGAGTACATCGAACCGCTCGGCTACGACGCCGTCCTCATCGACCTGCCGGGCCTGACGAACAACGTCAGCTACAACGGCCTCTGGGCCGCCCGGAACGTCATCGCCCCGGTCGAGATGGGGCCGTTCGAGTCCGAGCAGGCCGAGGCGCTCCGGGCCGACCTCGACAAAATCGGCGCGAACTTCGACGTGGACGTGAAACTCGCCATGGTCCTCCCGAACAAGGTCGACACCCGCACGAAACTCGCGGAAGAGTACCTCGACGCCTTCGAGGAGGCCTACCCAGAGGCGTTCGTCTCCTCGCACGTCCCCGTGAGTCAGGACATCCGGAACGCAGCGGAGTCGGGGCGGACCGCGTTCGCGCTGGAAGAACCGTCAACGACCGCCGAACGCGCGCGAGAAGCGTTTCTAGAGAACGCCGAGACGCTGGTCGAGCGGCTGGACGAGTCCGAACGCGCCGCCCCGGCGGGAGGTGAACTCGCGTGA